The nucleotide window ACCCGACCCGTCAACGCAATCGTTGCGATCTGACCGGCCGTCCGCGCGGTACCTTCCGCAAATTCGGCCTGGCCCGTAACAAGATCCGTGAAATCGCCTTCCGTGGCGAAATCCCGGGCGTGACCAAAGCAAGCTGGTAATAGGAGAAGCACCATGAGCATGAGCGATCCTATCGCCGATATGCTGACTCGCATCCGCAACGCTCAGATGGTTGAGAAGGCATCGGTGAAGATGCCCTCGTCCAAGCTGAAGGTCTCGATCGCCAAGGTCCTCAAGGACGAAGGCTACATCGAAGACTTCGCGGTTGAAGCAGAAGAAACCAAGCCGGTGCTGAACATTGCACTGAAGTACTACGCTGGCCGTCCCGTGATCGAGCGCCTCGAGCGTGTGTCGCGTCCGGGTCTGCGTGTGTACAAGAGCCGCAACGACATTCCGCAGGTCATGAACGGCCTCGGCGTTGCAATCGTCTCGACCCCGAAGGGCGTGATGACCGATCGCAAGGCACGCGCCACCGGCGTGGGCGGCGAAGTCATCTGCTACGTCGCCTAACCGAGGAGAGTTGAAATGTCTCGAGTAGGTAAGAGTCCCATTGCGCTGCCGAAGGGCGTTGAAGCAACGCTGGCTGGCAATGTGCTGACGGTCAAGGGTGCCCTGGGTTCGCTGACCCGCGGCGTGAACGCCCTCGTGAACGTCAAGATCGAAGACGGCACCATCACCTTCGCCCCGGCCGACGAAAGCCGCGAAGCGAATGCGCTGTACGGTACCGAACGTGCACTGGTCAACAATATGGTGACCGGTGTGAGCAAGGGTTTCGAAAAGAAGCTGCAACTCGTTGGCGTGGGTTACCGTGCCAAGGCTGAGGGTAACAACCTGAAGCTCGAGCTGGGTTTCTCGCACGATGTCGTGCATGCCATGCCGGAAGGCGTGAAGGCAGAGACCCCGACGCAGACGGAGATCATCATCAAGGGCGTTGATAAGCAACGCATCGGACAAGTGGCTGCGGAAGTTCGCGGTTACCGTCCGCCCGAGCCCTACAAGGGTAAGGGCGTCCGCTATGCGGACGAGGTGGTGATCCTCAAGGAAACCAAGAAGAAGTAAGGGTGCGAAACATGGACAAGAAACAATCTCGTGTGCGCCGCGCTCGCCAGACTCGTATCAAGCTGGCAGCTCAGAAGGTGCATCGCCTTTCCGTGCATCGCACCAACGTGCACATTTACGCGCAAGTTTTTTCGGAAGACGGCACGCAAGTGCTCGCCAGCGCTTCGACGCTGGAAGCCGAAGTGCGCAAGGAACTGGGCGACAAGGAAGGCAAGGGTGGCAACGCTGCTGCTGCCGCGCTGATCGGCCGTCGTATCGCCGAGAAGGCGAAGGCTGCCGGCATCGAAAGCGTGGCTTTCGACCGCTCGGGCTTCCGCTATCACGGTCGCGTCAAGGCTCTCGCCGACGCTGCCCGTGAAGCCGGCCTCAAGTTCTAAGTAAGGATCCGTCATGGCAAAGATGCAAGCGAAAGTTCAGGCTGACGAACGCGACGACGGCCTTCGCGAGAAGATGATCGCGGTCAACCGTGTCACGAAGGTTGTGAAGGGTGGCCGTATTCTCGGTTTTGCCGCGTTGACCGTGGTTGGTGACGGCGATGGCCGCATCGGCATGGGCAAGGGCAAGGCGAAGGAAGTCCCGGTTGCCGTTCAAAAGGCAATGGAACAAGCCCGCCGCAACATGTTCAAGGTGCCCCTGAAGAACGGCACCCTGCAACACAACGTTCTCGGCCAGCATGGCGCCTCGCGCGTCCTGATGTCGCCG belongs to Pandoraea pnomenusa and includes:
- the rpsH gene encoding 30S ribosomal protein S8, giving the protein MSMSDPIADMLTRIRNAQMVEKASVKMPSSKLKVSIAKVLKDEGYIEDFAVEAEETKPVLNIALKYYAGRPVIERLERVSRPGLRVYKSRNDIPQVMNGLGVAIVSTPKGVMTDRKARATGVGGEVICYVA
- the rplF gene encoding 50S ribosomal protein L6; the encoded protein is MSRVGKSPIALPKGVEATLAGNVLTVKGALGSLTRGVNALVNVKIEDGTITFAPADESREANALYGTERALVNNMVTGVSKGFEKKLQLVGVGYRAKAEGNNLKLELGFSHDVVHAMPEGVKAETPTQTEIIIKGVDKQRIGQVAAEVRGYRPPEPYKGKGVRYADEVVILKETKKK
- the rplR gene encoding 50S ribosomal protein L18, coding for MDKKQSRVRRARQTRIKLAAQKVHRLSVHRTNVHIYAQVFSEDGTQVLASASTLEAEVRKELGDKEGKGGNAAAAALIGRRIAEKAKAAGIESVAFDRSGFRYHGRVKALADAAREAGLKF
- the rpsE gene encoding 30S ribosomal protein S5, producing MAKMQAKVQADERDDGLREKMIAVNRVTKVVKGGRILGFAALTVVGDGDGRIGMGKGKAKEVPVAVQKAMEQARRNMFKVPLKNGTLQHNVLGQHGASRVLMSPAKDGTGVIAGGPMRAVFEVMGVTNVVTKSLGSTNPYNLVRATLDGLKKQSTPADIAAKRGKSVEEILG